The following coding sequences are from one Motacilla alba alba isolate MOTALB_02 chromosome 4, Motacilla_alba_V1.0_pri, whole genome shotgun sequence window:
- the HAND2 gene encoding heart- and neural crest derivatives-expressed protein 2 — protein sequence MSLVGGFPHHPVVHHEGYPFAAAAAAAAAAATRCGHEENPYFHGWLISSHPEMSPPDYSMALSYSPEYANGAPGMDHSHYGGVPPGNGPPGLGGPRPVKRRGTANRKERRRTQSINSAFAELRECIPNVPADTKLSKIKTLRLATSYIAYLMDLLAKDDQNGEAEAFKAEIKKTDVKEEKRKKELNEILKSTVSSNDKKTKGRTGWPQHVWALELKQ from the exons ATGAGTCTAGTGGGCGGCTTCCCCCACCACCCGGTGGTGCACCATGAGGGCTACCCTttcgctgccgccgccgctgccgccgccgccgccgccacccgCTGTGGCCACGAGGAGAACCCCTACTTCCACGGCTGGCTCATCAGCAGCCACCCGGAGATGTCCCCCCCCGACTACAGCATGGCTCTGTCCTACAGCCCTGAGTACGCCAACGGGGCGCCGGGCATGGACCACTCCCATTACGGGGGGGTGCCGCCCGGGAACGGCCCGCCCGGGCTCGGGGGGCCCCGGCCGGTGAAACGCAGGGGCACGGCGAACCGCAAGGAGCGGCGCAGGACTCAGAGCATCAACAGCGCCTTCGCGGAGCTGAGGGAGTGCATCCCCAACGTGCCCGCAGACACCAAGCTCTCCAAGATCAAAACGCTCCGTCTGGCCACCAGCTACATCGCCTACCTCATGGACCTGCTGGCGAAGGACGACCAGAACGGGGAGGCGGAGGCTTTCAAGGCAGAGATCAAGAAGACAGACgtgaaggaagagaagaggaagaaagagctg AACGAAATCTTGAAAAGCACAGTTAGCAGCAACGATAAGAAAACCAAAGGGAGGACTGGCTGGCCGCAGCATGTCTGGGCTTTGGAGCTCAAGCAGTGA